Proteins from one Cicer arietinum cultivar CDC Frontier isolate Library 1 chromosome 3, Cicar.CDCFrontier_v2.0, whole genome shotgun sequence genomic window:
- the LOC140919641 gene encoding uncharacterized protein, with the protein MEQTQYGCSIMSNAWTNRKARTLINFLVNTLGGTIFVRSIDGGTIFVRSIDGSSFMKTKWKIFELLNTFVIMSRRFLVGFIYNHTITLNIMRKFTQKVELVRNGVTRFATTFLNLQRLYKQKNNMIRMFVSEEWVNTKALKYPKGKMTYSIIINVSFWNDVIFSQGDEVVGACFKTG; encoded by the exons ATGGAACAAACTCAATATGGATGCTCTATCATGTCAAATGCATGGACGAATCGAAAGGCTAGGACATTGATCAATTTTTTGGTCAACACTCTAGGTGGGACTATCTTCGTAAGGAGTATTGATG GTGGGACTATCTTCGTAAGGAGTATTGATGGTTCTAGCTTTATGAAGACTAAAtggaagatatttgaacttttAAACACATTTGTCATTATGTCTCGGCGG TTTCTTGTTGGGTTCATCTATAACCATACGATCACCCTTAACATAATGAGAAAGTTCACTCAAAAAGTTGAATTGGTTAGAAATGGAGTGACAAGGTTTGCAACTACATTCCTTAATCTTCAAAGGTTGTATAAGCAAAAGAATAACATGATAAGGATGTTTGTATCAGAAGAGTGGGTGAACACAAAAGCATTAAAATATCCTAAGGGAAAAATGACATATAGTATTATTATCAATGTATCATTTTGGAATGATGTTATATTCTCTCAAGGCGATGAGGTCGTTGGTGCATGTTTTAAGACTGGTTGA